Genomic DNA from Flavobacterium sp. N502540:
TTAAGTGAAAGACTTATTCGACATAATCAAAAAAGTAAAGGTTTTACTGGGAGTGTTAATGATTGGAGAGTTGTTTATACGGAAAACTATAAATCTAAAGAAGAAGCTCACAAAAGAGAGTTGCAGATAAAATCCTGGAAAAGCAGAATTAAAATTCAGGAGTTAATTCAAGATAGAGGTAGTTCAGCTAGTTCAGAGCATTCCGATTCTCATCGGAAGTGGTCGGGGGGGCGAACCCCTCATCGCCCACAAAGAAAACTCCTTAAGAAATTAAGGAGTTTTTTTATTGCTATTTATTAGAAAATTATAAGTTTAGTTTCCTTGTAAAGTAAATTCTTTCAAAAACCAAGTGTATCTCCTGCTTCTATTTGACCATGACTCTTTGAAAAGGAAGCCATTTCAAAAACCAAGCTCTTCTTCTTCTTTTCCTTTATTACAGGGGGGGGCACTTTGCAGCGTATTTTCAATCAAATCTTTGCCTCCCTCAACATT
This window encodes:
- a CDS encoding GIY-YIG nuclease family protein, which encodes MGFTSDLSERLIRHNQKSKGFTGSVNDWRVVYTENYKSKEEAHKRELQIKSWKSRIKIQELIQDRGSSASSEHSDSHRKWSGGRTPHRPQRKLLKKLRSFFIAIY